A section of the Phacochoerus africanus isolate WHEZ1 chromosome 4, ROS_Pafr_v1, whole genome shotgun sequence genome encodes:
- the TIMM10 gene encoding mitochondrial import inner membrane translocase subunit Tim10, producing the protein MDPLRAQQLAAELEVEMMADMYNRMTSACHRKCVPPHYKEAELSKGESVCLDRCVSKYLDIHERMGKKLTELSMQDEELMKRVQQSSGPA; encoded by the exons ATGGACCCACTCAGGGCCCAGCAGCTGGCAGCAGAGCTGGAGGTAGAGATGATGGCTGATATGTACAACAG AATGACCAGTGCCTGCCACCGGAAGTGCGTGCCTCCCCACTACAAGGAAGCAGAACTGTCCAAGGGCGAGTCTGTGTGCTTGGACCGGTGCGTCTCCAAATACCTGGATATCCATGAGCGGATGGGCAAAAAGCTCACAGAGTTATCTATGCAGGACGAAGAGCTGATGAAGAGGGTGCAGCAGAGCTCTGGGCCTGCGTGA